Below is a window of Labilibaculum sp. DW002 DNA.
TTGGATATATTGGAAAAAGGGATGCTTATCCTATTCTGGTAAATGGATTGAAAAGACTTGAGTATAGAGGTTACGATTCTGCAGGAATTGCTCTTAGAACTGAAACAACGAATGTTTTTAAATGTAAAGGAAAAGTTCAGGATTTAGAAAATCATGTTTCTGGTCTGGATACTTCCGGACATATAGGTATTGGTCATACACGTTGGGCAACACATGGTGAGCCTAACGATCAGAATGCTCATCCTCACCGTTCGATGAATAATAAGTTTGTAATTATTCACAATGGGATTATTGAGAATTATGCTCCATTAAAGGAAAAACTAATTCGTAGAGGTTATAAATTTGAGAGTGATACCGATACTGAAGTTTTAGCTAACCTAATTGAGTATATATACTTAAAAGGGAATGTTACTGCTGAAATGGCAGTACGTTTAGCTCTATCAAAAGTAGTTGGTGCTTATGGATTAGTGGTAATTTGTGAAGATGAGCCAGATCAATTGGTTGCTGCTCGTAAAGGTAGCCCACTTGTAATTGGTGTTGGAAAAGGGGAGTACTTTTTAGCTTCTGATGCAACGCCTATTATTGAATATACTCAAAGTGTAATATACTTAAACGATGATGATGTTGCTATCATTAGTCGTGATGAGTTGACTTTAAAAACAATTCACAACGACAAATTAACACCGCATATTCAAGAATTAGATTTGGATATTGAACAAATTGAGAAGAATGGTTACGAACACTTCATGTTAAAGGAGATCTTCGAACAAACTCAATCTATTAAAGATACAATTAGAGGTCGTATATCAACAGCAAATAAAGAAGTTTTCTTAGGTGGAATTAACGAGGTTATCCCTCAGTTGGTAAATGCTCGCAGAATTCTTATTATTGGTTGTGGTACTTCGTGGCATGCAGGAATGGTAGGTGAATACCTATTTGAAGAGTTTGCCAGAGTTCCGGTTGAAGTTGAATATGCTTCAGAATTCCGATATAGAAATCCAGTTATTTATAAGGACGATATTGTATTGGCAATTAGTCAAAGTGGTGAGACAGCTGATACTTTAGCTGCTATCAACCTTGCTAAGCAAGCTGGAGCAACAGTTTTGGGTATTTGTAATGTTGTTGGTTCTAGTATTCCTAGAAATACTGATGCAGGTGTTTATACACATGCCGGACCGGAGATTGGTGTTGCATCAACTAAAGCATTTACTGCACAGG
It encodes the following:
- the glmS gene encoding glutamine--fructose-6-phosphate transaminase (isomerizing), with amino-acid sequence MCGIVGYIGKRDAYPILVNGLKRLEYRGYDSAGIALRTETTNVFKCKGKVQDLENHVSGLDTSGHIGIGHTRWATHGEPNDQNAHPHRSMNNKFVIIHNGIIENYAPLKEKLIRRGYKFESDTDTEVLANLIEYIYLKGNVTAEMAVRLALSKVVGAYGLVVICEDEPDQLVAARKGSPLVIGVGKGEYFLASDATPIIEYTQSVIYLNDDDVAIISRDELTLKTIHNDKLTPHIQELDLDIEQIEKNGYEHFMLKEIFEQTQSIKDTIRGRISTANKEVFLGGINEVIPQLVNARRILIIGCGTSWHAGMVGEYLFEEFARVPVEVEYASEFRYRNPVIYKDDIVLAISQSGETADTLAAINLAKQAGATVLGICNVVGSSIPRNTDAGVYTHAGPEIGVASTKAFTAQVTVLTMMAMLVGYRKGTLEKEEYHKLIAEFANLPGKIQRILEKEEDIKELSTKYVESTNALYLGRGYLFPVALEGALKLKEISYIHAEGYPAAEMKHGPIALIDEQMPVFVAATKDKSYEKIVSNIQEVKARKGHVIAIVTEGDTVITGMADHVIEIPETLEALAPLLTVIPFQLISYYIAVLRGCNVDQPRNLAKSVTVE